CCGGGTCGGCGAGCTGACCGATTTGAAGGCGAGGGTGATCCGCCCCCACGCCGCGTCCGCGACCCAATCGGGGATGGGAACGCCGCCTGCGAGACGCCGGCCGCCGAGATGCTCCACGACCCGAAGCCCCTCGATCAGCGCGCCGCGGAGCCTCTCGGCCGCGGCGCCGCGATAGGCTTTCGGAAACAATGGCCGCGAACCCATGGTTTTCAGCGTCCGCGTCGTCAACAGCCGCTCGAGATAGGCCCGCGTCTCAGCAAGCAGCGCCGGCGGCGGCGCGGCGGGCGGCCACACCGGCAAATGTTTGCCGCGCCAGACCGTATCCGGTTCATGCCGGTAGAGAACATCGGGGTGGCTGTCGAAGACCTTGGCGAGCCACGTGGTACCCGAACGCGGCAAGCCAAAAAGCATCACCACGCGCTCGGCCGCGACCCCGCCGATCGCAGGCGCGGTTTCAACCGGCGCCGTCGCCACGCTCACCGCGCATCCCCTTTGGGTCGACGCATCACCGCATTCTCATAGCGTCACGAAATCGTGAAGCTTCGTGCGCCGTCTTGGCAGATTCTTCCCTCGGACGCAATCGATGCTGGTCCACCACGGGTTGCACCGAAGGCAAGCGCGGCGCTATCCCCTGGAGACGCAAAATGGCGGCAACGGGAGCCCCTCATGACCACGACGGCAGATCTCAAGGCGCGTTTCCAAGCCCAGGCGCAGGGCGCGATGGTGCTCTATGTCGGTTATATCGGGGTCGTTAATCGGCTGTTTGAGACGCTGGCCCGCCTTGGTGCCGCCGAGTGTGACGCGCTGGCGGCGGCGGCGGGGATGGATGCCGGCTATGTTCGCCGCTGGTGCGACGCAGCCTATGCCACCGGCTACCTCGAAGACGCCGAGGGCGCGCGTTTCCGCCTGAGCGCGATCGGCGCGGCGATGCGCCCGGACGCGCCCGAGAGCCTGATGCCGGTTGCGGTGCAGGCGATGCTGTCTGCGCATATGGCCGAGCGTGCGGCGGGCCTGATGCCGAGCGGGGCGCGGCCCGGCGAGCAGGTTCTGGCCGAGTGCGAGACTCTTCTGCCCTGGTTCGGCCCGATGCTGGAGGCAAGCTACGCCCCGGTTTTCGAGACCACCATCAGCCCGGCCATCCCGATCTTTGCCGAAATCGACCGGCAAGCCGGGCTCGCCGTTGATCTCGGCTGCGGCAATGGCTGGTATTTGCGGGTGCTGGCGCGGCGCTATCCACATCTCCGCGGCCTTGGCGTCGATGGATTTGCCGAAAACATCGCCCAGGCAACGACGCTTTCGCAGAAGGAGGGGTTCGGCGCGCGGCTGACCTTCGCGGTCGGTGATGCGCATCACCTCACTTTGCCCGAGCCCGCCGATCTGATCGCCATGAACCGGGCGCTGCATCATGTTTGGGAGGGCGGGATCGCGCGTTTCCTCGACCGTCTGCGCGGCCAGCTCAAGCCCGGCGGCGTGGCGGTGATCTGGGAGCCGAACTGGCCGGCCGCGCGCGCCGCGCTGCGCAAGCCGGGATGGGCGCGTCTTGCTTTCCAAAACCTCACCGAGCATGTCCAGGGCAATCACCTGCTCGGCGCCGAGGAAATCGCCGCCGCCTTCCTCGCCGCCGGCTTTGCGGAGGCAACGACGCATCTTTTCGCCGAGGGCAAGGAAGCGGTCATCGTCGCCCGCACGCCGAAGGGCGATCGCCCGTCCGGGCAACGCCAGTAAGCGACAAAGAGAGATTTGCGGCGCGGCCTTGACGGCAGCGCGGCGGCGGGCGGAAATGGGGGTAGAACATCGGTTTCAGGAGCGCGTCCATGAACATCGTCTCGCCATCCCGCCCGCCGGCCGGCATCAGCGCGGAGGAGTGGAAAATCCGCTGCGACCTCGCCGCCCTTTATCGCCTGGTCGCGCATTTCCGGATGACCGACCTGATCTACACCCATATCAGCGCCCGTCTCCCTGGCCCCGAGCACCATTTCCTCATCAACCAATACGGCGTCTTGTTCCATGAGATGCGCGCCTCCGATCTGGTCAAGATCGATCTCGAGGGCAACATCATCGCCGAAGACGGGCAATCGCGGCGGGTGAACGCGGCCGGCTTCACCATCCATTCCGCGATTCACATGGCGCGCCCCGATCTGATGTGCGTGATCCACACCCACACCGCTGCCGGCATCGCGGTTTCGGCGCAAAAACACGGCCTTTTGCCGATCAGCCAGCACGCGCTCCGCTTCTATGGCCATCTCGCCTATCACGGTTATGAGGGTATCGCCCTCGATCTCGATGAGCGTGAGCGCCTCGTCGCCGATCTCGGCCAGCATCAGGCGATGATTCTGCGCAATCACGGCCTGCTCGCCGCCGGGCGGACCATCGCCGAGGGGTTCAACATCATCTATTACCTCGAACGCGCCTGCCAGGCGCAGGTGCAGGCGCTGGCCGGCGGGGCGGAACTGGTGTTCCCGCCTGAGGAAGTTTGCCGCCATACCGCGCAGCAATTCCGCCGCGAGGGCTCGCTCGAGCATTACGACATGGCGTGGGACGCAGCCCTCCGCCTGATCGACGGCGACCGGCCGGATTACCGGTCCTGAGCCGGGAGCAGCGGCGATGAATTTCACCATCACCAGCCCGCGTCAGATCCTGGTCGGCGGCGGCGTGGTCGCGCGGATTGCCGAGACGCTGGCGACGTTTGGCCTCTCCCGCCCGCTGGTGGTGAGTGATCCGTTCATGGTCTCCTCCGGCTTGATCCAGCGTTGCCTTGAACCGCTCGCAAAAGCCGGCATTCGCCACAGCGTGTTCAGCGACACCGTGCCCGAGCCGGTCGATACCGTCGTCGCCGCGGGCGTCGCGGTGACCAAAGGCGGCGATTTCGATTGTTTGATCGGCTTTGGCGGCGGCTCGCCGATCGATACCGCGAAGGCGATGGCGATCTTGGCGGCCGGCGGCGGCGCGATGGCCGATTACAAGGTGCCGCATCAAGCCGATCTCGCGGCGCTGCCGGTGATTGCGATCCCGACCACGGCCGGAACCGGGACGGAGGTGACGCGCTTCACCGTCATCACCGATACCGCGCGCGATGAGAAAATGCTGATCGCCGGCCTTGCGGCGCTGCCGCTCGCCGCCCTCGTCGATTACGAACTGACCTTCAGCGTGCCACCACGGACCACCGCCGATACCGGCGTTGACAGCTTCACCCACGCGCTCGAGGCGTTCGTCTCGCGCCGCGCCAATCCTTATTCCGATTCCCAAGCGCTGGCGGCGATGCGCCTCATCGGCGCCCATCTCCGCCGCGTCTATCGCGAGCCGAAGAACGCCGCCGCGCGCGAGGCGATGATGCTGGGCGCAACACTCGCTGGGCTCGCCTTCTCGAACAGCTCGGTCGCGCTCGTCCATGGCATGTCGCGCCCGATCGGGGCGCATTTCCACGTCCCGCACGGGCTTTCGAACGCCATGCTGCTGCCCGCCGTCACCCGCTATGGGCTCGCGCATGCCCAGGCGCGCTATGCCGAGGCGGCACGGGTCGCGGGCTTCGCCGCCGCCGGCGATAGCGATGAGGTCGCGGCCGAGAAGCTCGCCGCCGGCCTGGTCACGCTGAACGCCGATCTCGACGTCCCCGGCCCGCGGCAATACGGCATCGACGAAGCAACCTGGAACGCCAAGCTCGATCTGATGGCCACGCAAGCGCTGGCCTCGGGCAGCCCGGGCAATAATCCGCGCGTGCCGGAGGCGGGCGAGATCGTGACACTCTATCGCGAAGTCTGGGCCTCTGGGCGGAATGCCGCGTGATTAGAGAAACGTGATTGCGAGCCCGGCCAGGCAAAACGGCAGCGGGGTCCAGAGAAGCGCCAGAACCAGGCGCGGAATGCCGAAAGCGCCGCCAAAGACGGTGACCACGATCAGCGTCAGCGCGACGGCCATCAGGCCATAGCGCCAGCGGAGATAAAGCGGCAACCCGCGCTTGCCCTCGGCCTCGTCCAATGCCCATGCCTCCGTCTCGACCCGCTGATACAAGGCTTGCCGGCGAAAGTCACGCGGGGTCTCTCGCCGCGCTCGTCTCGGGTCTTGTCAAGCCCGCCGCCGCGGGCCATGCTTGCTCGGCAAGACGATCGAGACGCCGAAGCAACGGCGCCGTCAACGCGTCAGGGAGGATTACGATGCGCCATTACGGATGGGCGGCATTTGCCTGTGCCATGCTCGCGCCGGGCTTCATCACCGCCGCGCGCGCCGATGGGCCGCCGATCACCATCGGTGTGCCGACCAGCGTCCAGCTCGAGGTTGGGCGTGACTCGATCGACGCGACCCAGCTCGCGATCGACGAAATCAACGCCAAGGGCGGCGTTTTGGGCCGCCAATTGCGCATGATCGTCGCCGACGAGACCGAAAATCCGCAAGAAGGTGTCGCCGCCATCAATAAGCTCACCGCCGATGAGCATGTCGATGTCCTGATCGGCGGCTATACCAGCGGCGTGACACTGGCGCAGGAAACGCATATCGCCGATTCGAAAACCATCTATCTCGAAGTCGGCGCCGCCTCCCCCTCGATCACCGATTTCGTCCGCCGCAACTACAAGCGTTACCAATATATCTTTCGCGTGAGCCCGATCAACGCCGCCCATCAGGCGGAAGCGCTGATCGATTTCGGCCTCGGCAAGCTCAAGGGCGAGGCTGGGGTGGAGAAAATCGCGATCGCCGGCGAGAATGCGAAATGGGTGCAGGATCTCGCGCCGATCCTCAAAGCCGGGCTCGAGAAAGGCGGCATGACCGTGACCTCGGTCGATCTCTTCGATGCCGACACTTCGGATTTTTCGCCGCTTTTCACCAAGATCAAGGCGAGCGGCGCGCAATACATCATGGTCGTGCTCTCGCACGCCAATTCCGATGTGTTCGTCAAGCAATGGTATGACGCGAAACTGCCGATCCCGATCGGCGGCATCGACGTCAAATCGCAGGATTCGGATTTCTTCACCCGCATCGGCGGCAAAGCGGTGAGCGAGACCGTCGCCAACAACATCATCCCGGTGCCGATGACGCCGTTGACGATGCCGTTTTGGAACAATTTCGTCGCCCGCTTCAAGCGCCCGCCGGTCTATACCGGCGCCGGCTCCTATGACGCCGTCTATATCTATGCCGAGGCGGTGGCGCGCGCGGGGACAACGGCGCCGGACAAGGTGATTCCGGCACTGGAGAAGACGCATTACGTCGGCACCGAGGGGCTTTGCGAGTTCGATGCCCAGCACGACATCAAATACGGCCCCGGCTTCATCAGCCTCGCCTTCGCACAATGGTATCCGGATGGCTCGCGGGTCATCGTCTGGCCGAAGGAGATCGCCAAGGGCGCGATGAATCCGCCGCCCTGGCTTGCCGGCAAGCCGTGAGAGCGTTCGTGTGAAGACGGCGTTCGTCCTTGCTTAACATCCTCGTCTACGGCGCCGTGACCTCCGCCGTCTATGCCATGCTCGCGGTCGGCTTCACGCTGATTTTCGGGGTCGCGCGGGTGCTCAATCTCGCCCATGGCGCGTTTTACGGCCTCGGCGCCTATGCCGCCTATGTGCTGACCGCGCGCCTCGGCTGGCCGATTCTTCCCGCCGCCATTGTTGCGGTTCTGTTCGTCGCCGCGTTCGGCGTCGCCGTCGAGCGGGTGCTGATCCGCCCGCTGCGCGGCTCGGCGCTCGCGGTCCTGATGATCACCATCGCCGTCGGCTTGTTGTTCGAGCAGGCGATGTATCTCCTGTTCGGCTCGGAGGCGCGCAATGTCCCGGCCTTCAGCAACGCGACCTGGAGTTATGCCGGGCTCGATGTCAGCGGCCAGCGCCTGCTCACCCTCGGGGCGGGTGCCGCGATCATCGCGTTGCTCTGGCTATTCATCAACGGAACGCGGCTCGGCGCCGCCATTCTCGCCCTCTCGCAAGATCGCGAGGGGGCGCTTTACGTCGGCATTCCCGCCGATCGCATCTATGCCGTGGTGATGGCGATTTCGGCGGCGATCGCGGCCGCCGCCGGCGTGCTCACCGCGCCGTTTCTGACCGTGCAGCCGACGATGGATTTGCTGCCGATGATCAAGGCGTTTTCGATCGTCATCGTCGGCGGCCTCGGCTCGATCCCGGGCAGCATCCTCGCCGCCCTCCTGCTCGGCTACAGCGAGACCATCGTCGCTTACGCTTTTTCGCCGGCTTGGACCGAAATCGTCTCGCTGGTCGCGGTGCTGCTCACCCTGATCCTTCGCCCCGCCGGGCTTTTGGGTAAGAGAGCGGCGTTTTGAACGCGCGGCAAGCAAGCGGGGGGATCGTCGTTCTCGCGGCGCTGGCGGCGCTGCCGCTCTTCATTCGCTCCGATTATCTCCTCGGTATCCTCAGCGTCTGTTTCATCTATGGCATCTGGGCGACGAGCTGGGATTTCATGTCCGGCCTCACCGGGCGGGAAAATTTCGGCCACGCCCTTTTCGTCGGCGCCGGTGCCTACACCGCGGCATTTCTCAACGGCAAGCTGGGGTTCGCGCCCTGGTGGGGGCTGCCGGCGGGGGCGGCGATGGCCGGCGGCCTTAGTCTCGTGATCGGCATCCCGACCTTGCGCTTGCGCGGCCCCTATTTCGCCCTCGCCATGCTCGCCGCCGCGACCATCATGCAACGCCTGACCCTGATTTTCTGGCAGTATAGCGGCGGCGAAGAAGGGATCCCCGGCCTCGATCCGTTGTTGGAGAGCAAGGCCGCGGTCTATTATCTTTGCCTCGGCGTTTTCGTTGCCATCACGCTCCTGCTGCTTTGGCTTGCGGGCTCACACTGGGGGCTGATTTTGCGCAGCATCCGTGGCGACGAAGCGGCAGCGCAAGCCGCCGGGATCAACGTCACCTTCCATAAAATCGCCGCCCTCGTGGTCAGCGCGCTTTGCGCCGGGATCGGCGGTGTCTTGTATGCGCATTATCAGGAAGCGGTGACGCCGGATGTCTTTTCGGTGGCACTTTCGATCAGCATCATCATCATGGTCTATGTCGGCGGGATCGGCAGCCTCTATGGCCCCGCCGCCGGCGCGGTTGTGCTCGCGCTTTTGCCGGAGTTGCTGCGCGGCCTTGGGCAATACCGGCTTTGGGTCTATAGCCTGGTGCTGATTTTCATCCTGTTCTTCGCCCCCGGCGGGGTCATCGCGCCGCTCTGGCGCCGTGTTACGGGCGCCTCATGAACGCCCTGCTCGAAATCGAGGGGCTCAACAAGCGCTTTGCCGGGCTCGTTGCCGTCAATGACGTTTCCTTCACCCTCGCCAGCGGCGAAATCGCCGGCATCCTCGGCCCGAACGGCGCCGGCAAGACGACGCTGTTCAATCTGCTCACCGGGTTCTTGCCGCGTGATTCGGGCCGCGTCCGTTTCGCGGGCGAGGATCTCGCCGGGCATTCGCCGCATCAGATCGTCAATCGTGGCCTCGCGCGCACGTTTCAGCTCTGCCGCCCCTTCGCCGGGATGAGCGTTCTCGAAAACGTCATGGTCGGCTGCCTCGCCCCGCGCGCGCGCCGCCTTGAGGCACCGCTCGCCCGCGCCCGCGCCATTTTGGAGGCGGTCGGGCTCGCCCATCGCGCCGCCGCACCGGTCGAGGTGCTGCCTTATGGCGATCTCCGCCGCTTAGAGATCGCCCGCGCGCTGGCCACCAAACCGCGCCTCCTGCTCCTCGATGAGCCGTTCGCCGGCCTCGGGACGAGCGAAATCGAGCCGATTTCCGCGCTCATCCGCCGGCTGCACGCGGCCGAGGGGTTGACCATCCTGCTGATCGAACATCGTCTGCGCGAATTCATGCAGTTGGTGAGCCGGGTCATCGCGATGGATTTCGGCCGCGTCATCGCCAGCGGCACCCCGGCCGAGATCGTCCGCCATCCCCGCGTCATCGAAGCCTATCTCGGGCGCGACGATGCGGCCGATCCTGCCGCAGAACCCGATGAGGCGCCGCATGGCGCTGCTTGAGGTCACCGGCCTCGTCGTGCATTACGGCAAGGCGCTGGCGCTCGACGGGATCGATCTCCATGTCGAGAGCGGCGAGCTGGTCGCCGTGCTCGGCCCCAACGGCGCCGGTAAATCGACGCTCTTGAAGGCGATCTCGCGCGCCGTTGCGGCCACCGCCGGGCGCCTCGCCCTCGAGGGGCGGCCGCTCGACACGCTTGCCGCGCATGAGGTGGTCGCCGCCGGCGTTGGCCATTGTCCGGAGGGGCGGCATCTTTTCCCGGATCTCACGGTGCAGAAAAATCTCCTCCTCGGCGCTTATCTGCGCCGCGACCGGGCGGCGATCGCGGCCGACCTCGCGCGCGTCTTCACGCTGTTCCCAGTGCTGCGAGAACGCCAGCGCCAACAGGCAGCAACGCTCTCCGGCGGCGAGCAGCAAATGGTCGCGATCGGCCGTGCCCTGATGGGCCGCCCTGCCCTTTTGCTGCTCGACGAGCCTTCGGTTGGCATCGCGCCGCGCCTCAAGGAGACGTTGTTTGGCGCCATTCGCGAGATCAAGGCGGCCGGCACGGCGATTTTGTTGGTTGAACAGGATGCCCGCGTCGCGTTCCGGGTCGCGAGCCGGGTCTATCTCCTCGAACATGGCCGGATCGTGCGTGAGGGGCAGAGCGCCGACCTCGCGCGTGACGATCACGTGCGCCAGATCTATCTCGGGGTTTGAGGCCGTCGCCCGGCGCCTATTCGACCGTGAAGGACTGCCCGCCGGAGACCACCACCAATGTCCGGCAGCCGCCGGCGAGCAGGCAATCCTCGCGCGCCGCCGCATGGCTCAGCCGCTGGACGAGAAACACCCCGACCACCAGCAAGAACAGCACCACCGCAAGGCCGGCCAAGCTCGCGGTCTGACGCGCCGCATCCTCATCCGCCGCAACCTCCAGCCGATAAACCCGGAACATGCGAGCCACCCCGCCCTTTCCCGCCGATCAGCGTCCGACTACAATAGGATAGCGGCTTTCGCGGAGCTTGCGAACAACTTATCGCGATACGATCCAGGAGAAGACATGACACCAGCTCTGTCGCATCTGATCGCCGCTGAGCCGGCTTTCGCCCCGCTGATCGCACGCATCGGCCGCCCGACCCTCCGCCCCGAGCGCGGCCGCAGCCCCTATGAGGCGCTCCTCCGTGCGATCACCCATCAACAGCTCCACGCCCGCGCCGCCGAGGCCATTCTCGCGCGTTTTTGCGCGCTCTATCCCGCCCCCTTCCCCGCCCCCGCGGACGTGATCGCAACGCCAGACGCGCCGCTCCGCGCCTGCGGCCTGTCTGCCAGCAAAATCGCCGCGATCCGCGATCTCTGCGCGCGCACGCTCGATGGCACGGTGCCGAGCCGGCGGGCCGCGGCGCGGCTTTCGGACGCGGCGCTGATCGAGCGGCTGGTTTCAATCCGCGGCATCGGGCGCTGGACGGTCGAAATGCTGCTGATTTTCACGCTCGGCCGGCCCGATGTCCTGCCGGTCGATGATTTCGGCATCCGCGAAGGCTGGCGCCTGCTGCTCGGCCTCGATGAGCGGCCAAAGCCGAAAATTCTCGCCGCACACGGCGCCGCCTTCGCCCCCTATCGCAGCACCGCCGCCTGGTATCTCTGGCGCGCCGCCGACGAGGGCAAGAAGATCAAGCCCGCGAACTAAGCCGCCGCGGCCCGGGCCGGTAAGACAATCCGGGGTGTCTCGCGATTACCCCCCGAGTTTGTCCAATTCGCGCACCACCGCCTCGCCCATCACCTGCGTGCTCACCTTGGCGCAGTTGCGGGCCATGATGTCGGCGGTGCGGAGACCGCTCGCGAGCACGTGGGTGCAAGCGCTCTCGATCAGTTTTGCTTCCTCCTCCATCGCGAAGGAATAGCGCAGCATCATCGCGAAGCTCAGCACCTGTGCGAGCGGGTTGGCGATGCCCTTGCCGGCGATGTCGGGGGCGCTGCCGTGGATCGGCTCATAGAGCGCATGGCGGCGGCCCTTCGCATCGAGCCCGCCGAGCGTCGCGGACGGCAGCATGCCGAGGCTTCCGGTCAGCATCGAGGCGAGATCAGAGAGCAGATCGCCGAACAGATTGGTGGTGACGATGACATCAAACTGGCGCGGGTTGCGCACAAGCTGCATCGCGCAATTATCGGCATACATATGGGAAAGCTCGACATCGGCGAATTCACGCTCATGCAAGGCGCTCACGGTTTCGCGCCAGAGCAGGCCGCTTTCCATGACATTGGCTTTTTCGACGCTGCAAACACGCTTCTGGCGGGTGCGCGCCAGCTCGAACGCGACGCGGGCCACCCGCTCGATCTCGTGCGTCGCATAGGTTTCGGTGTTGAAACCGCGTTTTTCGCCGTTGGGAAGGGTCTCGACGCCGCGCGGCTTGCCGAAATAGATGCCGCCGGTGCTCTCGCGCACGATCATCAGGTCGAGCCCGCGCACCACCTCCGGCTTTAAGGTGCTGGCCTCGACCAGCGGGTCGAACACCACCGCCGGGCGCAAATTGGCGAATAGGCCGAGTTCGCGCCGCAGCGTGAGGATGGCGATTTCCGGCCGCATGTCGAAGCCGAGCTTGTCCCATTTCGGCCCGCCGACCGAGCCGAACAGCACCGCGTCCACTTCCTTGGCACGCGCGACGGTTTCTGGCGCGATCGGCGTTCCACGGGCGTCGATCGCGGCGCCGCCAACGAGATCCTCAAAAATATCGAAATTCACCGCGCGCTTGCGCCGCAGCCAGTCATTGACCCGCCGAACCTCATGCATCACCTCGGGGCCGATGCCGTCACCGGGCAGGATCAGCAGGGTTTTGTTGGCGCCCATCGAACATTTCCTTTAAAAGACAAAAGTTTTTTGGTTCTTTTTTGCAAAAAAGAACGCTCTCGTCATGCCATTTCCTACCCTAGCCGCGGATTTGTCCCTCGGAAACCCCTTCTCATGCCGGCACGATTTTCGGCAGCCAGGGTTGCGACGCAGCTTGATCGCGCTCGAAACGGTCGATCGCGCCGACATGAGCCATGGTCTGATCGATATCGTCGAGGCCGTTGATGAGCAGATGTTTGCGGAACGGGTCGATTTCGAAGGCGATCGCCTCACCGTTCGGGCGCAGCACCACTTGCCGCTCGAGATCGATGGTAAGGCGGGCATTGTCGCCCTGACGCACATCCTCCATCAACCGGTCGCAGATCTCGCGTGGCAGCCGGATCGGCAGGATGCCGTTCTTGAAGCAATTATTGTAGAAAATATCGGCGAAATCGGGCGCGATCACGGCGCGGATGCCGAAATCGAGCAGCGCCCAGGGCGCGTGCTCGCGCGATGAGCCGCAGCCGAAATTCTCATGCGCGATGAGGATTTGCGCGCGCCGGTAGGGTTCGCGATTGAGCACGAAATCGGGCCGCTCGGCACCATGCTCGTCAAAGCGCAGCGTGTCGAAGAGATGCACGCCAAGGCCGCTGCGACGGATGGTTTTCAAAAATCGCGCCGGGATGATCTTGTCGGTATCGACATTGGCGAGCGGCAAGGGGGCCGCAATCGCCGTCAGCGTCGTGAATTTTTCCATCACAGAAACTCCCGCATATCGGCGAGACGTCCGGCGATCGCCGCCGCCGCCGCCATCGCCGGGGACATGAGATGGGTGCGCCCGCCGGGGCCCTGGCGGCCCTCGAAATTGCGGTTCGACGTGCTGGCCGCGCGTTGGCCGGGCGTGAGTTTGTCTTCGTTCATCCCGAGACACATCGAGCAGCCCGGCTCGCGCCATTCGAACCCGGCCTCGACCAAGATACGGTCGAGCCCCTCGGCCTCGGCTTGTTTCTTGACGAGCCCCGAGCCAGGGACGACCAGCGCCCGCACGCCGGGCGCCACGCGGCGGCCGCGGGCGATGGCGGCGGCAGCGCGGATATCCTCGATGCGGCCATTGGTGCAACTCCCGATGAACACGACATCGATCGGGATGTCAGCGAGTTTCTGCCCCGGCTGCAAGCCCATGTAGGCGAGCATGCGGGTGATCTCGGCGCGCTTGGTGGGATCGGGCTCGGCTTCCGGATCGGGGACGGCGCCGGTGATCGGTGCGACACGCTCAGGGCTCGTGCCCCAGGTGACCATCGGCGCGATGGCGGCGGCGTCGAGCCGCACCACCTTGTCGTAAACCGCGCCCGGATCGGAGGCGAGGCTCCGCCAATAGCTCACCGCGGCCGCGAAATCGGCGCCGGCGGGGGCGTAGGGGCGGCCCTTGATCCAATCGAAGGTGGTCTCATCCGGGGCGACCAGGCCGGCGCGCGCACCGGCCTCGATCGCCATGTTGCAGACCGTCATGCGGCCCGCCATATCGAGGGCACGGATGGCATCCCCGGTGAATTCGATCACGTGGCCGGTGCCGCCAGCGGTGCCGATCTCGCCGATAATCGCGAGGATGATGTCTTTCGCCGTGACGCCTGCGGGCGTCCGCCCCGTGACTTCGATCCGCATGTTCTTCGCCCGCTTTTGCAGCAGGGTCTGGGTCGCGAGCACGTGTTCGACCTCGGAGGTGCCGATCCCGAAAGCGAGCGCCCCCAAAGCGCCATGCGTCGAGGTGTGGCTGTCGCCGCAGACGATGGTC
This portion of the Acidibrevibacterium fodinaquatile genome encodes:
- the leuB gene encoding 3-isopropylmalate dehydrogenase codes for the protein MGANKTLLILPGDGIGPEVMHEVRRVNDWLRRKRAVNFDIFEDLVGGAAIDARGTPIAPETVARAKEVDAVLFGSVGGPKWDKLGFDMRPEIAILTLRRELGLFANLRPAVVFDPLVEASTLKPEVVRGLDLMIVRESTGGIYFGKPRGVETLPNGEKRGFNTETYATHEIERVARVAFELARTRQKRVCSVEKANVMESGLLWRETVSALHEREFADVELSHMYADNCAMQLVRNPRQFDVIVTTNLFGDLLSDLASMLTGSLGMLPSATLGGLDAKGRRHALYEPIHGSAPDIAGKGIANPLAQVLSFAMMLRYSFAMEEEAKLIESACTHVLASGLRTADIMARNCAKVSTQVMGEAVVRELDKLGG
- the leuC gene encoding 3-isopropylmalate dehydratase large subunit, translated to MSGPRTLFDKIWDAHVVEQLPDGTCLLYIDRHLVHEVTSPQAFEGLRAAGRPVRRPDATIAVADHNIPTSDRRRGIAEPESRLQVETLERNVAAFGVPYFPVLDERQGIVHIIGPEQGISLPGMTIVCGDSHTSTHGALGALAFGIGTSEVEHVLATQTLLQKRAKNMRIEVTGRTPAGVTAKDIILAIIGEIGTAGGTGHVIEFTGDAIRALDMAGRMTVCNMAIEAGARAGLVAPDETTFDWIKGRPYAPAGADFAAAVSYWRSLASDPGAVYDKVVRLDAAAIAPMVTWGTSPERVAPITGAVPDPEAEPDPTKRAEITRMLAYMGLQPGQKLADIPIDVVFIGSCTNGRIEDIRAAAAIARGRRVAPGVRALVVPGSGLVKKQAEAEGLDRILVEAGFEWREPGCSMCLGMNEDKLTPGQRAASTSNRNFEGRQGPGGRTHLMSPAMAAAAAIAGRLADMREFL
- the leuD gene encoding 3-isopropylmalate dehydratase small subunit translates to MEKFTTLTAIAAPLPLANVDTDKIIPARFLKTIRRSGLGVHLFDTLRFDEHGAERPDFVLNREPYRRAQILIAHENFGCGSSREHAPWALLDFGIRAVIAPDFADIFYNNCFKNGILPIRLPREICDRLMEDVRQGDNARLTIDLERQVVLRPNGEAIAFEIDPFRKHLLINGLDDIDQTMAHVGAIDRFERDQAASQPWLPKIVPA